The region atttatgtaaatttctcatatatatatatatatatatatattgtgagcgcagtaaaagaaaatttattttctaaaacttcaaacttacgtCTCATTGGCTTCTTAATCAGAAgtaactaaaaaaaacataagaaaagaatagcaCACCATACAGACGAAGATACTCGGTGGTCTCCTTTAATATCTTAAGTAGAGAATCTTAGTATAATGGCATTCTTAGTACAacctttaaatttatttaacttaAAAGCTTGGAAATTTTTAACTTGCTACAAGCAATACACAGTCTCCCATAGAACAATTATAAGCATTTTACTAATTAAACTTTTGGaagaataccctatttagtcgCTCAAATATAGTCAATCTGCccctttggtccctctaatattATTTGTCTTTAAGTGGtctctttattttaatatttagaaaatgTAAGTCTTCGTAAATGCTCTCTCGATTTTTTGAGCGCTAGATCAGCTGACCTCGTTAGCAACTCAACACTTATTCAGCCCCGGAGTGATCCTCCTTCGCTCGACTGAGAAGACCTTTGTTGCCTCTTGATGGACTTCGTCATCTCAGTCACCGGTTACCctttaatttttgcttgtggTTCTAAGAATATAACACCCTAGGTGATATTTGCACTCCTAGTTTCGTATTTCACTTTGTTTctgttttgatattttgatcaaaatatcaaaataatccctttattttgcatttttttgactttttaagtccatctaatataaaatccgtttagtaaaataaattgaaatctCTCGGATAATCACCtggtaaaacaaaattgaagttgataaatatattgattcaaattgaagtttagaccccgtattaaaaaaaattatagtttaatatcctgccaaaaaaaaaattaccgaAAAATGAAACTGATCATTGCAACATCAAAGTTCATCATAGCAAACTACACAATTCAAAAGCtaattttgctaaattttcaGATAGAACTTCAAACAGAGCTAAGTTTCATTCTCAAAACACAAACTTTGGAGCtaataatatacatacacatgcaAAAGTTCAGTTTATATCCAAAAAGAGTTGCAAACAAAACAAGCTTCCTTTATCCCTTCCTCGGCTTCTTCACTTACGGCGACGATGAAAAAGCCTCACTGTCATCAGAACTTCCCGATGAGACATGGCAAACCGGAGAATGGCAAGGTGCGGTACTGATGAATGCTGCTCGATCATCCTTAGTGTTCACTTCCTTGCAAACTCGATCTAGAATCGAAAGAAAATCTCTGACAACCATGAAAATTCTAAATGGATGAGCTTCTTCCTTTGCAGAATCCCCATGAAAATACTCCGTCAACTCCCTGACCATAGACAGCGCAACACCCTCCTGCATTTGCACGGTAACAATCTCACCTTCCGCAGTTCTCAAGAAACCATTCATTGATTCATGGAATCGCTCGCCGTTGTTCAATCTTATAACATCTCTTATCTTGTCTATTCCGGTAGCAAGCTTTGAGCTAGAGCTGCAGAGCATGTCGAAGTCCATGGCTGCAGCTTTCTTCACATTGATGAGCTCGTCCCCGAGACGGGAAACAACTTGAAGGCCGAGCCTTTTACATTCTTGATCATCTCGTGAGACATTAACTTGATTTCTACGGCTTGCTAGAAGGCGATAACCTTCAGCTTTTACGATTTCTTGAACTACAAAATGCAAGAGGGTTGTCTTGCCATCGGTGCCTTTGATGTCAACTAGCTTGAGAAGTGTGTCGAGTTTGAAGGCACGAGCATCCCCCCGGTTTGTGCCAATGTTCATGCGGTTCCCAGTCTTTAGAACTGCTTCAAGAAGTTTGAGAAATAATCGACTGTTTCTCAACTCATCGCAAGCTTCCTGTGAAATTATCGAAGTAGACGTACAATTGGAAGACCAGCACAAGTTACATTAGCCGGCGAAAGaactgataaaagtaatgtcaTTAAAGATTTACCTCGAGAGTTTGGAAGGATTGTTTGAGGTGATCAACCTCCGAATTGAAATTGGCAATGTAAAGCATGGCATCAACTCTCTTGAACGCAAACGGTATGTCAAGAATTGCTTTAAGAAATGTTTCGGCGACTCCCAGCTTGTGATTCAAATCATTCCTGTGTTCTATCAGTTTCcgctcttcttctttatttggaGCCATTTTTTGTAGTGTTTCAAGAAGCTCACAGCCCAAGCTATCCACATTCCCTGCACGacaaaaacatgtgaaataacAAATAGGCATCACCTTGTTcatcaaatatcagcaagattTACACTGAAATCACTTCAGAAGTGCTCCATATTTATACAGACAATCAGAAGCACACAAATGTAAAGGAAGACTTGGCAATGAAACTGAAAGGAAATAATGTTTTTCTTCCATAAAATAGTTCACAACCAAACTAGCAAGATaatgaaatacaataaattattataaactcATATAGTTCTCAACCTCAATAACAAGAAGTAACTGGATATCAAAATTGTCACCTAAACAACGCATGCTACCAATGCATCAACACTGGATACAAGAattcaaatgaaaagaaaagaaaagaaaaaaaaaaaggtctcaCCTTCCAAAAGAGCATCACAAACATCCTCTTTGCTCACATTCAAAGCTTTCAGCAAAATGGCAATGTTCTGCGACTTTCTTGGATCAAGCAACACAGTTTTATCATCCCCCAGTGAATAAAACTCTTCCCGCCTTCCCTTCATCCCAATCTTCGCAGGATTGCATACAAACAAGCTCTCAATCATCTCTTCATTCAACCTGTCCACCATTGCAATTCATTCAAGAAGTTTTCTATGGATACATGCATGTTtccttcttttatatatatatatatatatatataaagttttggTTTGAGATTCTCACTGGAATGAGCCAGATTTCTTCAACTGATCCCAAACCATTGCACGGTCGGAGCTCGGCGGAAGCTTATCCCAATGCAAAGCTTTCAGCTTTACTCTCCGTTCATTCTCACACCGATCATACCTCGGCGGCACAagtggcggcggcggcggtgggGGAAGCCTCTCCGGTCGAACTCCATGGGAGGAGAAGTGTAAAAGCTTGGACCTTTGATCCATATTCTTCTCAGAATCTCCATCAAAAGCTTTCTTCGTGGTCAGTGATTCAATGGTGGAAACGGACGGGCTTGAACTCACCGGCAAAGAAGACACGGTCGGCGACGAGCTTGAAGAAGAGCTATTTGAGCCGGACTTCTTCTTCAAAGGGGCAGCTTTGGGGGAGTAGAACTCATCCGAAGAGGATTCGGCGGCGTCCGCGGTCGGCCGGCTGAGAGGAGGGAGTGGGCGAAGCTCCGGCGACCGCGCCGGAGGGGGAGCGGCAGGTGCGGGTGGGACTTGAGGGTGGGGGCGAGAGCTGACGAGAGTGCCCAAGTAGAGGAACTCTGAGCTTGTTGGGCGAGAGGAAGTGTCAAGCTTGGGGATGTCAGAAGGAGCGGAGTTGGGCGGAAAGAGACGGTGGCTGTCGGAGCGAGAGTCCTCGGCGTCGTTGAAGGTGCGGGTTTGGCGGCGGCGCTGGCGAAGGtagtgaagaaggagaaggacagagaggagaaggaggagggctagaatgggaatgaaaatggAAAGGAGAAGTTTGGAAGCGTTTGTCTGGCGAGGGGCAGAATGGGAAGAGGTAGGGAGAGTTAAGGAAGAGATGTTTGCTGGGAAGGTTGGAAGAGAgggagaaggaggtggtggtggGGAGGGGTAGGTTGGGAAGAAAGGGAGactagtggtggtggtggtggtggtggttgtggAGGGGTATTTTGGGAAGGGAGGTGAGGAAGGTGGTTGAGTTGGAGCTGAAGCTGGAGAGGGAGAGGGGCTTAGTGGGAAGAAGAAAGAGTGATACAAAGCTCTGAGTAGGGGCATTATGGGAGTGTtgggaagagagagaagagttCTGTgtgaagagagagaagagtTTTATGGTTTCATGGCATTTGAAATGAAGGAGAGAAAAgagtttttatggttttttggCACTCTAGAAAGTGTTTGAAGAAAGGGAGCATGAAAAGGTGGTGAAGTTGATGGAATGGAGAGTATATTATtttgaccaaaaaaataaaagtgtagATGATGAggactaaataaaaatttttcacatatttatttttataaaattatatttatatatatagtggaaTAGTAACAAAGATTCAAAATGGTATGATGATTGATGTAAAAAAGACATGAACTATAAACAGTGACTGCACTGCTCTTATTCAAaccaattattattatgacCCAGGTACTATGTTTTTTTACCTGCCTCATAATTTAATCAATCACTCTTGTTGTTTATCTGCTATATACAAATTAAAggataaatttatcttttaataactagtcttgatttttttttttcaattttataaatttataaaaatttgttattttatctgAGGGAAATTTTTTAATACTATCATATATTACTAAACAAGTTGTTAATATCTACTTGatgataaatttaataaataatacacaTTATAATACATCTAAAAATGAAgaattactattaaaaatattttctatctttatattataatttttaaaataaaataaaatataaacgacatgcgttttcatttaaaaaattgttaaaatgataaatatttaagtaGCTTAAAGATCTTATTAAAAAATCTTCCTATTCTGTAACTTTAAAGGAAAAATCCACCATTTTTATACAGAAGATCCATActtaggcttataaatagtaCATAAATAATACTAACTTAAGGAGCCGTTTGATTAGCaataatgtagaaagattaccacgtgttatgtggtaattttgataataatagtaCATTactaacttataaatattatcaaaaaaattaataatcttatTACCATCAAATTTAGTGTCTATCTTGAATCACCTTGGTattcttataactttttattttttaataaattgattgccatgacaaccaaacacggtaataAACTTTTTCCGATAATAAAAGTTTCCAACGAAATatagttatattaaattaccgcaatattatTAACCATATAATATTATCATTCATATTGTTATACTAATGTcttaatatgtcattaccacaaaCTAAACCAGTAAATAAAAAACAGtgctgcaaaaaaaaaaaaaaaaatttacatttcatTTGCGTTCTTACGTCATGCATTggactatatttatatttccacatgatttattatatatacataaaaaagcGGAAGCAGAAGAGGAAATGATTGTAACAGGGCCGTGAGATATGAAACGGGCTGGGCTATTTCCAATGTGGGGGCTGAGTCAGGGTACAGTGGTGTCCTCGGGAAACGGGCCCATTGAATATATGACAAAGATCACGGGCCCTTTTCCCACGCTACTGGATCCAGCTGTCTTGCTCCCTTACGTCATCACTACCGTCCACTCTGCCTCgagatttgttttattttgtactattttaattacatatttaaatatatattacacCTCCTGTTTTGGTACATTGTAAGTACAGgtaataaaagtaataataataataataataataataataaagtataatACTTAAATTAGTATATTTACTtttctcttggttttttttttgtttctctacttaaaaatattttttagttagtccttctatttttgaaaatgtgctcactgagaaaaaaatacttctaattagttcttctatttttgaaaatgaactcatatttttaaaagtaaaggaCTAGAGTATTTCTAAATAGAGAAATCAATtaagatattataaataataataataataataatgtttgaaaatttaaattttagagaagaaaaaaatatatttaataaacctTAATcagccctatatatatatatatatctaactatatataataatatgatttttaaagataaattatacccgtattataaaataaagatatgaGATTAATTAAGGAATCAAagatcttataattttttttaaatgccttcTCTTTTTAGCACCCGGGGCCAGAATGGcgtttaaaaaaaagatttctaAGAGTTTGTGTTTTAGAAAGTCagaattaactttttttttattaaattaaaaatatttattcaaataaaaaaaatatatacatccCAATTCttcttaatcatttttttaagggaaaattactgttcacccctcgtaattttcaaaacttcccaaaaaccccctccaacttttgcacaccccggacaaccctccgttatattttacattcctttttaaCCCCTGAGGTAAGTTGAAGcgggtccacgatatgaaattctttttttgcccttgcgaaaaggtgggaaaaaaaataGCGCCCGatcataacttttcttttatcgatagtttttttcaatttttttgcctcctcgcttgctttttctcaaacaaagtttagaaggctcatatcttgttcttcttgttcttgttcttgttcttgttcttgttcttcttctttttcttcttctcatttggtgtattcaatttttagctctttcgattaaattatggagagtttttttgtgctaTTCTTTAGAATCTGACGGGgaggggacgagtgctaatgttcgcagtgacttcttgggaatcggtgttaggtgaaatatgtgagcgatggggtctcgatatttcccagtgtcgagggtgaagtttatcacacccgatggacataaaagcggtatgtctcatataaaagcgaggttgacttccggtagcatgtgtcacgtgcgctccatcttcaaatgttacgttgttgatcttgttgttggggagcggatgatgtggcatcgtatcctcACGAAAAgcgagttcttctcgttgtaagtttcttctcgtttatgtttatatagttgtagaagttaattattgtttattatccacTGCCATctgtttacatttatcaagtttccatttaaacactattgtctccgattaacttattaacttattatttaactttttttgtttttaacgtttaagatttatgtttatcgtttaaatatttttgtgtctctgtttaaatattgatcgtgttcgtttaaactaaagtgttggcgagGAATTGAGATCTGGCATCGCTTACATTTCCACATCATGGTGAGCACGAGGGTGTGGcgtgccttccttcctcatccgatcaagtgaagtgttgtcgttggatattggacagaTGTTTTTGAGGCGTTGAACATTTTCGAGAgcgcacttaggaattttctgcaatcaaaaggaatttttgacttcaaattctgaAGAGCGAGAAACACGGGTGATTtgtggaaggaagcttcgacttcaaaaatggcgtataaaggaagctatattccccatactgAGACGATAGCGAGGCCGATGGATGAAAATCGTGACTGCGTTTGCGACCGCTTTGTGACGAGAAAGGCGACACTGGGTGTcctaggcgaaagaggatcgagtcgtggcGTCCGAGGTCCCAtaagttgcgttgtagccattgccgCGTTTCGGTCGCGATCGCGGATCGTGGAATGAATACATTGCCGAaactaggcattgtgtatatacttcttattattgtttaaatattgaactttatatttaaatatatctcttacgttttaaatatttttattctctgtttagctattatttttttatcgtttaaaaataaatttgtatccgcttaaaatgtacagacgggatggtgctagcggttccccagCGTAATTAATACACGCTTTCGGTTCCCCagcgtttccactcccgtcgcacataaaaaaatcggaacattacattacactctataagagattattaagtaataaggatatttttaaagcgagaaaatattaagtatatttttttgttgtaattacattgatattattaaataataaggatatttttaaagcagaaaatattaaatttaaagcagagaaacctaaacttaaagcAGAGAAAGCGAAAGTTAAAAGggcaaaagttatcattatactgagttaaaatgaatgttgatattagccgataatgaaaatgaaaatgaaagcagaaccctacccgataatgtacctgcggactacaatatcatccaacaagaacagaACCTCAAAAGCGAAAgcagaatgaatttaattgaatttagatacatgtacatttacattgataaaatttgtcatgttcttcggaaaaaaatgaattgaatttaaaagctggtttacatttgaaactattacacctatcTGATGACTATGACCCAGCTTGCGTACACTCCCCTACGGTTCGTTTTACACGATAAAagcggagtttaaacaattacattgatatttacacaatgaactatatgcTTAAACacgaaagtgtatgttaaacaatgaatccggattattaaagaaagaatcgtgtatacaaatatagaaagaatgactaagaacccgcttGCGAAGACTCCCCTCTGGCTGTGATGCTTGGTGCCCTCCCCTACCCTAAGTATCACGGGAAACATACCTGTCATCGAGATAAGGGGACGTCGGTCTGCGAGtacccgtagcttctcacccggCGAGTagcgctcgataaaccgcatgacatagacgctgcgatcgacacttcctttttttacGTCGTGGGGCTTCGATTAgtcgtgaacaagcgggtactGCGATCGCCCGactcgcccaactccatgtcgatctgaggtcgaataggttcagtttgtcgagatatacaagttcatattagaatgccgattatttaccgaacactattacacaaacacaaattattaaaagcacttaccatttctagcgcgtttttttatcgtattcttcgctttggcatgaagaataatgcacatATTCTTGTTTTTTCATTGTCGAGGGgacggcgacatggaagtggccactcataattatcgggaggatgacgatgtccaCTTTCATGCAAGTTCTTGgcggcatctccaatcatagccatcgtggattcatgtgcgtcgtcgccACGCTTTGGCGTGAACAAGGCCGGTGGCGGGTGTGATGGAGCGGcgcctcttataacgatatgacactacgctcatcgtcttttgcaagatacatactGAATGCGTCCATCACGTCAAAtgcgtgaccatctccttcccctcgagcgggtcgaatagattggcccgtGTGGTCTTGGCAGTCGTTCTTCCACACGAGCGGTCTTTGTGGTTGagcggaacaaagacatgtaaacaatgttgtaagtataaaaattaagcgttaaagtataaactttaaattctatattgaatgttttaagCAGTAGCGGTAATATTtaaaagggtatcacttataagttaaatgttatgcAGTAAATTTTTAAgcgttaacgctcctacttaaatggtaactaaaagcagtttaaacaatatcataaaaaaacttcaaacttacttgtccataggggcggttgaggaagatccttatcaactcacTGCTCGTACTTATTGAGTCGCGATTGGCAgcgtatttttttcttgaatgaagactttccgaagttcttctactttttattggcttcctttaatggggGCACGACGGCGGCATCAGcgggagacacttccttacatgcttcttgttcttgtgggattgtgtgcGCCTCGATGCG is a window of Dioscorea cayenensis subsp. rotundata cultivar TDr96_F1 chromosome 5, TDr96_F1_v2_PseudoChromosome.rev07_lg8_w22 25.fasta, whole genome shotgun sequence DNA encoding:
- the LOC120259839 gene encoding formin-like protein 2, with the translated sequence MPLLRALYHSFFFPLSPSPSPASAPTQPPSSPPFPKYPSTTTTTTTTTSLPFFPTYPSPPPPPSPSLPTFPANISSLTLPTSSHSAPRQTNASKLLLSIFIPILALLLLLSVLLLLHYLRQRRRQTRTFNDAEDSRSDSHRLFPPNSAPSDIPKLDTSSRPTSSEFLYLGTLVSSRPHPQVPPAPAAPPPARSPELRPLPPLSRPTADAAESSSDEFYSPKAAPLKKKSGSNSSSSSSSPTVSSLPVSSSPSVSTIESLTTKKAFDGDSEKNMDQRSKLLHFSSHGVRPERLPPPPPPPLVPPRYDRCENERRVKLKALHWDKLPPSSDRAMVWDQLKKSGSFQLNEEMIESLFVCNPAKIGMKGRREEFYSLGDDKTVLLDPRKSQNIAILLKALNVSKEDVCDALLEGNVDSLGCELLETLQKMAPNKEEERKLIEHRNDLNHKLGVAETFLKAILDIPFAFKRVDAMLYIANFNSEVDHLKQSFQTLEEACDELRNSRLFLKLLEAVLKTGNRMNIGTNRGDARAFKLDTLLKLVDIKGTDGKTTLLHFVVQEIVKAEGYRLLASRRNQVNVSRDDQECKRLGLQVVSRLGDELINVKKAAAMDFDMLCSSSSKLATGIDKIRDVIRLNNGERFHESMNGFLRTAEGEIVTVQMQEGVALSMVRELTEYFHGDSAKEEAHPFRIFMVVRDFLSILDRVCKEVNTKDDRAAFISTAPCHSPVCHVSSGSSDDSEAFSSSP